A window of the Salvelinus fontinalis isolate EN_2023a chromosome 14, ASM2944872v1, whole genome shotgun sequence genome harbors these coding sequences:
- the faslg gene encoding LOW QUALITY PROTEIN: tumor necrosis factor ligand superfamily member 6 (The sequence of the model RefSeq protein was modified relative to this genomic sequence to represent the inferred CDS: inserted 3 bases in 2 codons) — MARVSARWCELVTDPPSMXGWKLWVPVALIIIKKNRSTHLLHTEATHTXSHTDCTMSGTQGYIYPQVFLVDRSGGPQPSIQPPGLVPCWSFPPAQERVREQGRARGCRGVGSWSLVVALLFLLLLVFGALGLGAYQIHRLQTQLDGIQQVNIESQGCAPEKLVGDLPESDPDTGKKASRPAAHVIGRIEKDVSQNTLRWEPKAGRAFTEGGVVYRDGGLQVNETGLYHIYSRVQFEANHCTPTDALVHSVFVRRPWSSKPLTLIESHREGYCSSGSNGRVWTSGSYLGSTLQLEKQDWVYVNVSHPAMLSHTHHANFFGLHKI; from the exons atggcGAGAGTGAGTGCGAGGTGGTGTGAGCTTGTCACAGACCCACCCAGCAT GGGGTGGAAGCTGTGGGTTCCAGTCGCCTTGataattataaaaaaaaatagaagCACACACCTCCTGCACACAGAGGCGACACACA CCTCTCACACAGACTGCACCATGAGCGGTACCCAGGGCTATATATACCCCCAGGTGTTTCTAGTGGACCGCAGTGGAGGTCCACAGCCGTCGATCCAACCTCCAGGCCTGGTACCTTGCTGGTCCTTCCCTCCTGCCCAGGAGAGGGTAAGGGAGCAGGGCAGGGCCAGGGGCTGCAGGGGGGTTGGCTCCTGGAGCCTGGTTGTGGCTTTGCTGTTTCTACTGCTGCTGGTGTTTGGGGCTCTGGGGCTGGGAGCCTACCAGATACACAGGCTACAGACTCAACTGGATGGGATACAACAG GTTAACATTGAGAGCCAAGGTTGTGCGCCTGAGAAGCTAGTGGGTGACCTTCCAGAGTCTGATCCAGACACAGGGAAGAAGGCCAGCAGACCTGCAGCACACGTCATAG GCCGTATCGAGAAGGATGTTTCCCAGAATACCTTGCGTTGGGAGCCCAAGGCAGGGCGGGCCTTCACAGAGGGAGGCGTGGTCTATCGGGATGGTGGTCTGCAGGTCAACGAGACTGGGCTCTACCACATCTACTCCCGGGTGCAGTTTGAGGCCAATCACTGCACCCCTACAGATGCCTTGGTTCACTCTGTGTTTGTGAGGAGGCCCTGGAGCTCAAAGCCTCTCACCTTGATAGAGTCGCACAGGGAGGGCTACTGCAGCTCAGGCTCTAATGGGCGTGTCTGGACCTCTGGGAGTTACCTGGGCTCCACATTGCAGCTGGAGAAGCAGGACTGGGTCTATGTGAACGTCTCCCACCCAGCCATGCTCAGCCACACTCATCATGCCAACTTCTTTGGACTCCACAAGATCTAG